The nucleotide window taattaataaagttgaggttttgtttaccgtatttctcattgatgaattctatgtttgtatgctttggaggcctacttagaccatctccaacagaTGGGTCTTTTGCCATCTGGACACCCAACGGGTATTTTTGACCGACCAAACCATTCTCCAACAGATGTGTTTTTTACACGTGGATTTGACATCCACCTCTCCTCTGTCAAAAATGACAGCTTCCCCTAtttctgtcttttatttttttattgtttctcagtggtctctctctttccttctcgcgtctttcttccttcatctcacCCAGAACTTCAAAATCTCAGAGAAAGAAATACTTTTCCTCTCTTcaaatttcttctctcttcttgaaTATCAAGAACATGGATCAAATGGATACCTCCCAAGTCACGAGGCCACGTCAACAATGGATATCACAGTCGACTGGTCCGATCTTCCAGTCGAGCTCTGGCCACTGATCGGAGAAAAGCTCGAACTGCGCATCCAGTCTCTCCAATTCCGCAGCGTTTGTCATTCATGGCATTCTTGTGCCTCGCTTCCACCCTTCACTTCCTCCGAAATTCCCTCTCCCATTCTCCGATGGACCCACCTCCTTCCTCTCCCAAAACACCGTCTACCTCCTACAGAGCCCCTTCACGTCATCACTGGCACCACCGTCGTCTGGAGGTTGGTTGGTCAAGGTTGAAGAGTGCGACAAAATGCTTCTTCAGAATCAGATCACCTCCAGGCGAATCAGGTACACAAACGGCTCGTCGTCGTCTCCTGAATGTTTCAATTTGTTGGAGTTTAAATCGAATTAGGGAATTCGTATTTTCTGAGATACATCCTTGGCTCTAGTTCTGTTTGTGGTTTAAAGAAAGTAATTTTAATGCCTGCTGAGATTGTTGATTGTGCTATTCTGGTTATCTCTGATAAGGGAAATTTGGGTTTTGCTAAAAGTGGAGATGAGAAACTCACATGGTTTAGTAATGGaggttttgtttttgatgaTGTTATTGTCTATAAGGGTCAGCCATATGTGGTGGATAGCTTGAGTTATGTTTTTAAGATTGATGTGTCTTCAGAAGTGATGGTGAAGATTTCATCAAAAGTGATTGGTTTTGGTGGGAGGAAGCATTTGGTAGAGTCTTGTGGAGAGCTTTATGTGGTCGATATGTATTTTGATCAAGAACAAAATAAGCAAGAAGGGGCTGGTGTTGAGTtagatttttctttatttgtccGTTGGCGTCGTGGAAGACACCAAAGATATCAGTTTGGTGAACTCAAGGTAGTTGATTTTAAGGCTTGCAAGTTGGAACTGTTGAATGGAGAGTTGGGCAGATGGGTTGAAGTGAAGTGCTTGGGTGATCGAGCGTTTTTCTTGGCTATGGATTGTTGTTTCTCTGTTTGGCCCAAGAATTGGCTGGGTGCAAAGGGAATTGCATTTACTTCTCAGATGAAAACAATGTTAATCTTGCTCTTAGAGAAGTAACTAGACCAGAGAGTTTCATGTTCTACTTAGAGGACCATAGCATTCAGAAGTTGGGATCTTCCCCAAGCGGTTCCCAGATATTTTGGCCACCTCCAATTGAGCTCGGCTCCACATGTTCGTATTCTCTGGATTGATGCAAGTATGATTTGTTGTTGTCATAAAATTCT belongs to Rosa chinensis cultivar Old Blush chromosome 4, RchiOBHm-V2, whole genome shotgun sequence and includes:
- the LOC112199323 gene encoding F-box protein SKIP23, translating into MDITVDWSDLPVELWPLIGEKLELRIQSLQFRSVCHSWHSCASLPPFTSSEIPSPILRWTHLLPLPKHRLPPTEPLHVITGTTVVWRLVGQGNSYFLRYILGSSSVCGLKKVILMPAEIVDCAILVISDKGNLGFAKSGDEKLTWFSNGGFVFDDVIVYKGQPYVVDSLSYVFKIDVSSEVMVKISSKVIGFGGRKHLVESCGELYVVDMYFDQEQNKQEGAGVELDFSLFVRWRRGRHQRYQFGELKVVDFKACKLELLNGELGRWVEVKCLGDRAFFLAMDCCFSVWPKNWLGAKGIAFTSQMKTMLILLLEK